In the genome of Solibacillus silvestris, one region contains:
- a CDS encoding sodium:proline symporter (involved in the sodium dependent uptake of proline): MSDYSYQLLAIIIYMIVMLGIGWYAFRKTSNLTDYMLGGRGLGAAVTALSAGAADMSGWLLMGLPGAIYLSGLVEAWIAIGLTVGAYLNWLLVAPRLRVYTQVTKDSITIPSYLDNRLRDNTKLLRIASGIIILVFFTFYVSSGMVSGGKFFESSFGMDYHTGLLFVSAVVVAYTLFGGFLAVSYTDVIQGLIMLVTLIAVPVFGIFLTGGIGETVDSIKAVDPEMFSLLPSTVTATAIISSLAWGLGYFGQPHIIVRFMAISSVKETKSARRIGIGWMIFSLLGALATALVGVAYFQQQGTELKDAETVFIVLGQILFHPFIAGIVLAAILAAVMSTISSQLIVTSSALIEDIYKALFNKTATDKHYVFLGRIAVLFVSIFAAIVAWNPESTILGLVAFAWAGFGAAFGPIILLSLFWRKLTNYGALAGMVAGAAVAFVWGRTESLTSMLYEIVPGFIACLVVAVVVSMLTYKPNAEIEEEFNETQRILKEEQK; encoded by the coding sequence ATGTCAGATTACAGTTATCAGTTGTTGGCCATTATTATTTATATGATTGTGATGCTCGGCATTGGCTGGTATGCTTTCCGGAAAACTAGCAACCTGACAGACTATATGTTAGGCGGACGTGGTCTCGGTGCTGCAGTAACAGCATTAAGTGCCGGTGCAGCGGATATGTCGGGCTGGCTATTAATGGGGCTTCCAGGTGCAATCTATTTATCGGGTCTCGTGGAAGCTTGGATTGCAATCGGTTTAACAGTCGGTGCATATTTAAACTGGTTACTTGTAGCACCTCGTTTACGTGTTTATACACAAGTAACAAAGGATTCTATCACGATTCCAAGTTATTTGGATAACCGTTTGCGTGACAACACGAAACTATTACGTATCGCATCGGGGATTATCATTTTAGTATTCTTTACATTCTATGTATCTTCCGGAATGGTATCAGGCGGTAAGTTTTTTGAGAGCTCATTCGGAATGGATTACCATACAGGTCTTTTATTCGTATCGGCAGTAGTTGTTGCCTACACATTATTCGGCGGGTTTTTAGCTGTTAGTTATACGGATGTAATTCAAGGTCTTATAATGCTTGTTACATTAATTGCAGTTCCTGTTTTCGGAATCTTCTTAACTGGCGGTATTGGAGAAACGGTTGATTCTATTAAAGCAGTCGATCCGGAAATGTTCAGCCTTCTTCCTTCTACTGTAACAGCAACAGCTATTATTTCTTCTCTTGCATGGGGGCTTGGCTATTTTGGCCAGCCACATATAATCGTGCGTTTTATGGCGATTTCATCTGTAAAAGAAACAAAAAGTGCGCGCCGTATCGGTATTGGCTGGATGATTTTCAGTTTACTAGGTGCACTTGCAACAGCGTTGGTTGGTGTTGCATACTTCCAGCAGCAAGGTACGGAATTAAAAGATGCAGAAACGGTATTTATCGTATTAGGGCAGATTTTATTCCACCCGTTCATTGCAGGAATCGTACTTGCAGCAATTTTAGCAGCAGTTATGAGTACCATTTCATCACAATTAATCGTAACTTCTTCAGCACTGATTGAAGACATTTATAAAGCTTTATTCAACAAAACTGCGACAGATAAACATTACGTATTTTTAGGTCGTATCGCTGTACTTTTCGTATCTATTTTTGCGGCAATTGTTGCATGGAATCCGGAAAGCACAATTTTAGGATTGGTCGCATTCGCATGGGCCGGTTTTGGTGCAGCATTCGGTCCAATCATTTTACTTTCTCTGTTCTGGCGTAAGCTTACAAACTACGGAGCACTTGCCGGAATGGTTGCCGGTGCCGCAGTTGCATTCGTTTGGGGACGTACGGAAAGTTTAACGAGCATGCTTTATGAGATTGTACCAGGCTTTATCGCATGTTTAGTCGTTGCAGTCGTAGTGAGTATGTTGACATATAAACCAAATGCGGAAATCGAAGAAGAGTTCAATGAAACACAACGTATTTTAAAAGAAGAGCAAAAGTAA
- a CDS encoding histone acetyltransferase: MLKPVTKESHKDVVDLWNICLPDFKLSDRLLEQNSWQSPYVLHEGSAIKEIDGEIAGVVIAKVWHETHGVSLNKEHGWIQMLLVHPDYRQQKIGTELYRYAEQALLNNGIKKIQLGGDLGHLLCGVPLDQQEGITFAEKFGYKRIVESVDFTKTVTEPLSLPEKKNVQFVLLEKEEQQQLIDFMTQSFPGRWTFEAHDYFAHGGTGRDYVVVKWEGKIVGFCRINDEHSALKGPNYNWAEQFERLGGIGPLGVNEDYRKYGLGRAVIEAAEYYLQQRGKETFFIDWTDLIVFYEKLGYTIWKDYGIFIKQVE, translated from the coding sequence ATGCTAAAGCCAGTAACAAAAGAATCTCACAAGGACGTAGTAGACTTATGGAATATTTGTCTACCTGACTTTAAGTTATCAGATCGCTTGCTTGAGCAAAATAGTTGGCAATCACCTTATGTTTTACATGAAGGAAGTGCGATAAAGGAAATAGACGGGGAAATTGCCGGTGTCGTCATTGCAAAAGTATGGCATGAAACACATGGCGTTTCTTTAAATAAGGAGCATGGCTGGATTCAAATGCTGCTTGTGCACCCGGATTACCGTCAGCAAAAAATTGGAACCGAATTATACCGTTATGCAGAACAGGCCCTTCTCAATAACGGCATAAAGAAAATTCAGCTTGGCGGGGATTTAGGACACTTATTATGCGGAGTCCCACTTGATCAGCAGGAGGGTATTACGTTTGCAGAGAAGTTTGGCTATAAACGAATTGTCGAAAGTGTAGACTTCACAAAAACCGTAACAGAACCATTATCACTGCCTGAAAAAAAGAATGTTCAATTTGTTTTACTAGAAAAAGAAGAACAACAGCAACTCATTGATTTTATGACTCAGTCATTCCCTGGGCGGTGGACTTTTGAAGCGCATGATTATTTCGCTCATGGAGGTACAGGGAGAGATTATGTCGTTGTGAAATGGGAAGGCAAGATAGTGGGCTTCTGTCGTATAAATGATGAACATAGTGCTTTGAAGGGGCCAAACTATAATTGGGCAGAGCAGTTTGAGCGATTAGGTGGCATTGGTCCACTGGGGGTAAATGAAGATTATAGAAAGTATGGCTTAGGGAGAGCTGTTATCGAAGCTGCAGAATATTATTTGCAGCAACGTGGTAAAGAGACGTTCTTTATTGATTGGACGGATTTAATCGTCTTTTATGAGAAGCTAGGCTATACAATTTGGAAAGACTACGGAATTTTTATAAAGCAGGTGGAGTAG
- a CDS encoding sugar ABC transporter ATP-binding protein — translation MLDFDHLVKRYPDGYIAVENFHLKVEPGEFLVLVGPSGCGKSTTLRMVAGLETISEGELRIEGKRVNEVEPKDRDIAMVFQNYALYPHMNVYDNMAFGLKLRKFSKDQIDKKVREAAAILGLSDLLDKKPKSLSGGQRQRVALGRAIVRDAKLFLMDEPLSNLDAKLRVQMRSEITKLHYRLNTTTIYVTHDQTEAMTMATRIVVMKDGVIQQIGTPREVYDTPENVFVGGFIGSPAMNFLRGNVVGEYFEIANEKVRIPEEKLNILKEQNYINREIILGIRPEDIHDGHKQDSSSLVKTKVQVSELTGAEMIVYASIDDQQFVGKIHADADVAMGQELSLNFNLAKAHFFDPATEMRIR, via the coding sequence ATGTTAGATTTTGATCATCTTGTAAAACGTTATCCCGATGGCTATATAGCTGTTGAAAATTTTCATTTAAAGGTTGAACCTGGTGAATTTCTTGTACTTGTTGGTCCGTCAGGCTGCGGAAAATCTACGACATTGCGTATGGTCGCAGGACTTGAAACGATTTCTGAAGGCGAATTGCGCATCGAGGGTAAACGAGTGAATGAAGTTGAACCAAAAGACCGCGATATTGCAATGGTTTTCCAAAACTATGCTCTATACCCGCATATGAATGTGTACGATAATATGGCTTTTGGCTTGAAGCTGCGGAAATTCTCGAAAGATCAAATTGATAAAAAAGTACGTGAGGCTGCAGCAATTTTAGGGTTATCGGATTTATTGGACAAGAAGCCAAAATCACTTTCCGGTGGCCAACGTCAGCGTGTTGCACTTGGCCGTGCCATTGTTCGTGATGCGAAGCTGTTTTTAATGGATGAACCGTTATCGAACTTGGATGCAAAACTTCGGGTACAAATGCGCTCTGAAATTACAAAGCTCCATTATCGTTTAAATACAACGACTATATATGTTACGCACGATCAAACGGAAGCGATGACGATGGCTACACGAATTGTTGTAATGAAGGATGGTGTCATTCAGCAAATCGGAACGCCGCGTGAAGTATACGATACACCTGAAAATGTATTTGTTGGCGGGTTTATCGGTTCTCCAGCTATGAACTTCCTTCGCGGGAATGTTGTAGGCGAATATTTTGAAATCGCCAATGAAAAAGTCCGCATTCCAGAAGAAAAATTAAATATATTAAAAGAACAAAACTATATTAACCGTGAAATTATTTTAGGTATCCGTCCGGAAGATATTCATGATGGCCATAAACAAGATTCAAGCAGTCTCGTTAAAACGAAAGTCCAAGTAAGTGAATTAACCGGTGCAGAAATGATTGTTTATGCGTCAATTGATGACCAGCAATTTGTAGGTAAAATACATGCAGATGCAGATGTAGCTATGGGGCAGGAGCTTTCACTTAACTTCAATCTGGCAAAAGCTCACTTCTTTGATCCGGCAACAGAAATGCGGATTCGCTGA
- a CDS encoding proline dehydrogenase, giving the protein MSLKDFFIALSENQTLNSAAQKYGFKLGAQSVVAGTNIDEVIESIKHLNAQGISCTVDNLGEFVFEKSAALAAKEQILAVIERIHSENLDAHISLKPSQLGLDIDFEFSYENLKEIVALANEYQIFVNFDMENYARLHPSFELLEKIHAEYDNVGTVIQAYFFESDENVERFKDYRLRIVKGAYKEDESVAYQNKADIDRKFIEQIEYHLLHGKFTSIATHDHNVINHVKQFVDKHNIPNDKFEFQMLYGFRKEMQLGLAKEGYNFCTYVPFGNDWYGYFMRRLAERPQNLTLVTKQVFTKKTNTILAVAAGAFLAGRMSKKYR; this is encoded by the coding sequence ATGTCATTAAAAGATTTTTTTATCGCACTTTCAGAGAATCAAACATTAAATTCTGCAGCCCAAAAATACGGATTTAAGCTGGGGGCGCAAAGTGTCGTTGCAGGTACAAATATCGATGAAGTTATAGAAAGCATCAAGCATTTAAATGCACAGGGTATTTCTTGCACTGTCGATAATCTAGGGGAATTTGTGTTTGAGAAGTCTGCTGCGCTTGCTGCAAAAGAACAAATTTTGGCAGTAATCGAACGCATTCACAGTGAAAACCTGGATGCACATATTTCTTTAAAACCTTCTCAGTTAGGGTTGGATATTGATTTTGAATTTAGCTATGAAAATTTGAAAGAGATCGTTGCATTGGCAAATGAATATCAGATTTTTGTTAATTTTGATATGGAAAACTATGCTCGTCTACACCCTTCATTTGAGCTATTGGAAAAGATCCATGCTGAATACGATAATGTAGGTACAGTTATTCAAGCATACTTTTTCGAGTCAGATGAAAATGTAGAACGTTTTAAAGATTACCGTTTACGTATTGTAAAAGGCGCTTACAAAGAAGATGAGTCTGTCGCTTACCAAAATAAAGCCGATATCGACCGCAAGTTTATCGAGCAGATTGAATATCATTTACTACATGGCAAATTCACTTCGATTGCGACACATGATCACAATGTAATTAATCATGTAAAACAATTTGTCGATAAGCATAATATTCCTAATGATAAATTTGAGTTCCAAATGCTTTATGGCTTCCGCAAAGAAATGCAGTTGGGCCTTGCAAAGGAAGGATATAACTTCTGTACGTATGTACCATTTGGTAATGATTGGTACGGCTATTTTATGCGTCGTTTAGCAGAGCGCCCGCAAAACCTGACACTAGTTACAAAACAAGTATTTACGAAAAAGACAAATACAATTTTAGCTGTTGCAGCAGGTGCATTTTTAGCCGGACGTATGTCTAAAAAGTATAGATAA
- a CDS encoding polyketide synthase regulator, whose translation MQLAQLFPSLKRHSTYPITHNSATTIFFDSAGACWYEIAKSEITERDALMLKHFYQECSEQMDPWLLLLTQGVVPKPTNYSPIRILQYYITNGAGQLKYAIELFFMNDAYLLEAAPHTFWIILFKDYTREELEGFMAILENDFYLHGQLFIGQLLPVSEMLHHSFLTEQKIFQSIFERQHQTIYTFSESFLTLLPLHLTMPLQQYLQHTLFNSLNDEMITTITALFSHNGNMSSAAKELHIHRNTLLYRTQRYFEDTTLDLKRSDDLLLANLAALLYKLTKYPL comes from the coding sequence ATGCAACTTGCACAACTATTCCCTTCCCTTAAAAGACATAGCACATATCCGATAACTCATAATTCAGCAACAACGATCTTTTTTGATTCAGCTGGTGCATGCTGGTATGAGATCGCGAAAAGCGAAATAACCGAACGAGATGCTTTAATGTTAAAGCATTTTTATCAAGAATGTAGTGAGCAAATGGATCCGTGGTTACTATTGTTAACACAAGGTGTAGTCCCGAAGCCTACAAATTATTCTCCTATTCGCATTTTACAATATTATATTACCAATGGTGCTGGGCAATTAAAGTACGCTATTGAGCTTTTCTTTATGAATGATGCTTATCTACTGGAAGCTGCTCCTCATACTTTCTGGATTATTTTGTTTAAAGATTATACTCGAGAAGAGCTTGAAGGCTTTATGGCAATATTGGAAAATGACTTTTATTTGCATGGACAGCTTTTCATAGGTCAATTGCTTCCGGTTTCTGAAATGCTGCATCATTCTTTCTTAACGGAGCAAAAAATATTTCAGTCCATTTTTGAACGGCAGCACCAAACGATTTATACATTTTCTGAAAGCTTCTTAACTTTATTGCCATTACACTTGACTATGCCGTTGCAACAATATTTGCAGCATACATTGTTTAATAGTTTAAATGATGAAATGATTACTACCATTACAGCGCTATTTTCCCATAATGGAAATATGTCCTCTGCTGCGAAAGAATTACATATCCACCGCAATACCTTGTTATACCGTACACAACGTTATTTTGAAGATACTACGTTGGATTTAAAGCGCAGTGATGACCTGCTATTAGCCAATTTAGCAGCCTTGTTGTATAAACTAACAAAATATCCCTTATAA
- a CDS encoding transcriptional regulator yields the protein MWILSADIGGTKLALALSKQEQPEILIKQMEVKSPQQSESLFEAIISGFHKLLEGEEGDVIKVAVGLPGILDLKQGLVVFQQNLPWRNFPLVQRLQTTFSKAEVFMETDMMTAANGEYKVRHFEKETFIYVTISTGIACCIIHEGKFLRGAGIPGEIGFSITGSGAYFEEVCAGPGLLNTLQQQTNEEGKLQQFFERYYEKDERIVPLIHEWQQEIAQKIHSFILLADPHVVVLGGGVMNHHPQIVDEISGLVDQYFSLPFFEHKKGRVQASLNKGNAGLIGAALL from the coding sequence ATGTGGATTTTAAGTGCTGATATCGGAGGGACAAAATTAGCACTTGCTTTATCGAAGCAAGAACAGCCGGAAATATTAATAAAGCAAATGGAAGTTAAGAGTCCCCAGCAGTCTGAATCATTATTTGAGGCGATTATTTCAGGTTTTCATAAGCTTCTGGAAGGTGAAGAAGGGGATGTTATAAAAGTAGCGGTTGGTTTACCGGGAATTTTAGATTTAAAGCAGGGGCTTGTAGTTTTTCAGCAAAACTTGCCGTGGCGTAATTTTCCGCTCGTCCAAAGACTTCAAACGACATTTTCGAAAGCTGAGGTTTTTATGGAAACGGATATGATGACTGCAGCAAATGGAGAATACAAAGTACGTCACTTTGAGAAAGAAACATTCATATATGTCACCATTAGCACAGGAATTGCCTGCTGTATCATACATGAGGGGAAATTTTTAAGAGGGGCCGGAATTCCCGGAGAAATCGGTTTTTCAATAACAGGCTCCGGTGCCTATTTTGAAGAAGTATGTGCTGGACCCGGTTTATTAAACACATTACAGCAGCAAACAAATGAAGAAGGCAAATTACAGCAATTTTTTGAACGCTACTATGAAAAGGATGAACGCATCGTGCCGCTCATACATGAATGGCAGCAAGAAATCGCACAGAAGATTCACAGCTTCATTTTATTAGCAGATCCGCATGTTGTCGTACTAGGCGGAGGAGTTATGAATCATCATCCGCAAATTGTGGATGAAATTTCAGGTTTAGTTGACCAGTATTTTAGTTTACCATTTTTTGAACATAAAAAAGGTAGAGTACAAGCAAGCTTAAATAAAGGAAATGCAGGACTGATCGGTGCTGCGCTGCTATAA
- a CDS encoding transcriptional regulator, translating into MNQLDRSSVFEFMIEKIETGLCAIDENGRVIVYNKKMRELTGESLEQITQRFLSQSLDFNLEQNMLQKVLASGQSFKHIKQTFWNARDEEVTMMNDYYPYTLNDGTKIAIQFSRDITQQEFLMDRPLSRYGAPLTFDIITAVSKSMKQVIQQAKIAALGRIPVMLVGESGTGKDMIAEGIHHELAEKNERFITLICRRNEKTLLNQIEKYIAEEKNYTFFAERIEFLSDEAQNRIVELLEKHTERNHVFIASIGEDPIDLIQKGHLSKNLYYLFSNLTIQVPALRERREDIKPFVDDYFARRRIAYGSSVKGLAPEIEEIFQNYDWPGNLKELEVLLDDISALLTTEEYVELIHIPAYFKWKLQQAEPTASEQQKLFDFSEQTLQPLDEYMRKVEDYYISHALQLNDGNISQTAKALGIHRQGLQYRLKRK; encoded by the coding sequence ATGAATCAACTAGATCGCTCTAGTGTTTTTGAATTTATGATTGAAAAAATAGAAACCGGTCTTTGCGCTATTGACGAAAATGGACGAGTCATCGTATACAACAAAAAAATGCGCGAGCTTACCGGTGAATCACTTGAACAAATTACACAACGCTTTTTATCACAGTCACTCGACTTTAACTTGGAGCAAAATATGCTGCAAAAAGTTTTAGCTTCAGGTCAAAGCTTCAAACATATTAAGCAAACGTTCTGGAATGCCCGTGATGAAGAAGTGACAATGATGAATGACTATTATCCATATACCCTAAATGACGGTACGAAAATCGCCATTCAATTTTCCCGCGATATTACTCAGCAGGAATTTTTGATGGACCGTCCTCTAAGTCGTTACGGTGCTCCATTAACTTTTGATATTATTACTGCTGTTTCAAAATCAATGAAGCAAGTAATTCAGCAAGCTAAAATTGCCGCACTCGGTCGAATTCCGGTTATGCTTGTCGGTGAATCCGGAACAGGGAAAGATATGATTGCAGAAGGTATTCATCATGAGCTTGCTGAAAAAAACGAACGCTTCATCACACTTATTTGCCGACGCAATGAAAAAACATTGCTCAATCAAATAGAAAAATATATTGCCGAGGAAAAAAACTATACGTTTTTTGCCGAGCGGATTGAATTTTTATCAGATGAAGCACAGAACCGCATCGTGGAGCTTCTGGAAAAACATACCGAACGTAACCATGTCTTCATTGCAAGTATTGGTGAAGATCCGATTGACTTAATCCAGAAAGGTCATCTGTCCAAAAACCTGTATTACTTATTTTCGAACTTAACAATACAAGTACCCGCACTCCGGGAGCGCCGTGAAGATATTAAGCCCTTCGTGGACGATTATTTTGCTCGCCGACGCATTGCTTATGGCAGCTCAGTTAAAGGATTAGCACCTGAAATCGAGGAAATTTTCCAGAACTACGACTGGCCTGGAAATTTAAAAGAACTTGAAGTTTTACTGGATGATATTAGTGCCTTACTAACAACAGAAGAATATGTGGAACTTATACATATCCCTGCATACTTCAAGTGGAAGCTCCAGCAAGCAGAGCCAACTGCCTCTGAACAGCAAAAATTATTCGATTTCTCCGAACAGACATTGCAGCCTCTTGATGAATATATGCGTAAAGTTGAGGACTATTATATTTCACACGCCTTACAGCTGAATGACGGAAATATTTCGCAGACAGCTAAAGCACTGGGCATTCATCGTCAAGGTTTGCAATATCGTCTAAAACGCAAATAA
- a CDS encoding peptide ABC transporter ATP-binding protein: MANKILEVKGLKQYFGTAKQPIKAIDGISFDVYEGETLGLVGESGCGKSTTGRSIIRLYDITEGQITFKGKNISEMKSRKELMQFNREMQMIFQDPYASLNPRMTAGELIAEGFDIHGLYKNKKERQARIGELLEAVGLTREHANRYAHEFSGGQRQRIGIARALSLDPSFIIADEPISALDVSIQAQVVNLLKQLQKERGLTYLFIAHDLSMVKYISDRIAVMYRGKILELGSADEIYNNPIHPYTKSLLSAVPQPDPAYERNRTRIPYKHVEHDPAAKVIEARPGHFVFGTDAQVKDWAK; the protein is encoded by the coding sequence ATGGCAAATAAAATATTAGAAGTAAAAGGCTTAAAACAGTATTTTGGCACTGCCAAACAACCGATTAAAGCGATCGATGGTATCTCCTTTGATGTGTATGAAGGCGAAACATTAGGTTTAGTCGGAGAATCCGGCTGTGGTAAATCAACGACGGGCCGTTCAATTATCCGCCTTTACGATATTACAGAAGGTCAAATTACCTTTAAAGGCAAAAATATATCAGAGATGAAGTCACGAAAAGAATTAATGCAATTCAATCGTGAAATGCAAATGATCTTCCAGGACCCGTATGCGAGTTTGAATCCTCGTATGACGGCCGGTGAATTAATTGCAGAAGGCTTTGATATCCATGGCCTGTATAAAAATAAAAAAGAACGCCAAGCTCGTATTGGGGAGTTGCTGGAAGCAGTTGGACTGACACGTGAGCATGCTAACCGTTATGCCCATGAGTTTTCTGGTGGTCAGCGTCAACGTATCGGTATTGCCCGTGCACTTAGTTTAGATCCAAGCTTCATCATTGCCGATGAGCCGATTTCTGCGCTCGATGTTTCTATCCAAGCACAGGTAGTAAACTTACTGAAGCAACTTCAAAAAGAACGTGGGTTAACTTATTTATTCATTGCCCATGATTTATCAATGGTAAAGTATATATCAGACCGAATTGCCGTTATGTATCGCGGAAAAATATTAGAACTTGGTAGTGCGGATGAGATTTACAATAACCCAATCCATCCTTATACAAAGTCTCTATTATCTGCAGTTCCTCAGCCAGATCCGGCTTATGAACGTAACCGTACACGTATCCCCTACAAACATGTTGAACATGATCCGGCAGCTAAAGTAATCGAAGCCCGCCCTGGCCATTTCGTCTTTGGCACAGATGCACAAGTAAAAGATTGGGCTAAATAG
- a CDS encoding 1-pyrroline-5-carboxylate dehydrogenase (catalyzes the conversion of 1-proline-5-carboxylate dehydrogenase to L-glutamate), translated as MINYKHEPFTDFSVEENKQAYLEALKKVESQLGADYPLIIGGERITTEEKIVSYNPAKKTEVIGSVSKASKDLAEKAMQEADKAFKSWKKVKPEIRADVLFKAATIIRRRKHEFSAWLTKEAGKPWNEADADTAEAIDFLEYYGRQMLEMKDGRKVESRPNEYNRYDYIPLGIGIVISPWNFPFAIMAGTTVAAVVTGNTVLLKPASTTPVVAYKFIEVLEEAGLPKGVVNFVPGSGAEVGDYLVDHPKTRFISFTGSRDVGLRINERASKLSPGQIWIKRVIAEMGGKDTIVVDKDADLELAAQSIVKSAFGFSGQKCSACSRVVIVKDVYDQVVNRVEELTKSLTIGDPSDNNNFMATVIDSAAFKKISEYIEIGKTEGRLVAGGTADDSVGYFVHPTVFADVDPEARIMKEEIFGPVVAITKADSFEEAIDIANNTEYGLTGAVITNDRMNLEYAREEFHVGNLYFNRGCTGAIVGYQPFGGFNMSGTDSKAGGPDYLTLHMQAKTTSEAF; from the coding sequence ATGATTAACTATAAACATGAACCATTTACAGATTTCTCGGTAGAAGAAAACAAGCAAGCTTATTTGGAAGCGCTTAAAAAAGTAGAATCACAGCTTGGTGCCGATTATCCTCTAATTATCGGTGGCGAACGTATTACGACAGAAGAAAAAATTGTATCATATAACCCGGCTAAGAAAACAGAAGTGATTGGCTCTGTTTCAAAAGCTTCAAAAGACTTGGCTGAAAAAGCGATGCAAGAAGCAGATAAAGCATTCAAGTCATGGAAAAAAGTTAAACCTGAAATTCGTGCAGACGTATTATTCAAAGCAGCGACAATTATCCGCCGCCGCAAGCATGAGTTTTCTGCATGGTTGACGAAAGAAGCAGGTAAGCCTTGGAATGAAGCGGATGCAGATACTGCAGAAGCAATCGACTTTTTAGAATACTATGGCCGTCAAATGCTGGAAATGAAAGATGGTCGTAAAGTAGAAAGCCGTCCGAATGAATACAACCGATATGACTATATTCCACTAGGGATTGGGATTGTTATTTCTCCTTGGAACTTCCCGTTCGCTATTATGGCAGGTACAACTGTTGCAGCTGTTGTTACTGGTAACACAGTATTATTAAAACCAGCATCAACTACACCGGTTGTCGCTTATAAATTTATTGAAGTGCTTGAAGAAGCAGGTTTACCAAAAGGCGTAGTAAACTTCGTACCTGGTAGTGGAGCAGAAGTAGGGGACTACTTAGTAGACCACCCGAAAACACGCTTCATCAGTTTTACAGGTTCTCGTGATGTCGGCTTACGTATTAACGAACGTGCATCAAAATTAAGTCCAGGTCAAATTTGGATTAAACGTGTCATTGCTGAAATGGGCGGTAAAGATACAATCGTTGTTGATAAGGATGCAGATTTAGAGTTAGCTGCACAGTCCATCGTAAAATCAGCTTTCGGTTTCTCAGGACAAAAGTGTTCAGCATGTTCACGTGTAGTAATCGTAAAAGATGTATATGATCAAGTTGTAAACCGTGTGGAAGAGTTAACAAAATCATTAACAATTGGTGACCCTTCAGACAATAACAACTTTATGGCAACAGTAATCGATTCGGCAGCATTCAAAAAAATCAGTGAGTATATTGAAATCGGTAAAACAGAAGGCCGTTTGGTTGCTGGTGGTACTGCAGATGATTCTGTTGGTTACTTCGTACACCCGACAGTATTTGCCGATGTAGATCCGGAAGCGCGTATTATGAAAGAAGAAATCTTCGGTCCAGTTGTAGCGATTACAAAAGCAGATTCATTTGAAGAAGCGATTGATATCGCAAACAATACTGAATACGGATTAACAGGTGCTGTTATTACAAACGACCGTATGAACTTAGAGTATGCTCGCGAAGAGTTCCATGTTGGAAACCTTTATTTCAACCGCGGCTGTACAGGTGCAATCGTTGGTTACCAACCATTTGGCGGCTTCAACATGTCAGGTACTGACTCTAAAGCAGGCGGACCAGATTATTTAACATTGCACATGCAAGCGAAAACAACATCAGAAGCATTTTAA